The following are encoded in a window of Panicum virgatum strain AP13 chromosome 5N, P.virgatum_v5, whole genome shotgun sequence genomic DNA:
- the LOC120675061 gene encoding translation initiation factor IF-2-like codes for MSVSPLTFFLAYPCAPLRPPLPRSALHAPALLRRPCAGSPPCMRRRSGRPCVPLRPPHASAPSATVRRFARRVPARRPHLRVAPPAARRCSALPSASLRPPLASAPPSPARRSARPCLAPPLCPPLASRRRSSLLRAELRSAAPPSSARSSTSSAGTAPPCSVRSSAGAAPPSSARSSTNLAGAAPLSSARSPSLPRPPLHARGRRTMPSKWVGVVRSIWADHSDPDLRGQRGRRESST; via the exons ATGTCAGTCTCTCCGCTCACCTTCTTCCTTGCGTACCCCTGCGCGCCGCTCCGTCCACCCCTGCCCCGCTCCGCCCTGCAcgcgccggcgctgctccgccgGCCATGCGCCGGCTCTCCGCCCTGCATGCGCCGGCGCTCCGGCCGCCCCTGCGTGCCGCTCCGACCGCCGCACGCCAGTGCTCCGTCCGCCACCGTGCGCCGCTTCGCCCGTCGCGTGCCGGCGCGCCGCCCTCACCTGCGCGTcgctccgcccgccgcgcgccggtgCTCCGCCCTCCCGAGCGCGTCgctccgcccgccgctcgcCAGCGCTCCGCCCTCCCCAGCGCGCCGCTCCGCTCGCCcctgcctcgcgccgccgctctgccCCCCCCTCGCCAGCCGacgccgctcctccctcctccgcgcGGAGCTCCGcagcgccgctcctccctcctccgcccgaAGCTCGACGAGCTCGGCCGGCACCGCTCCTCCCTGCTCCGTGCGGAGCtccgccggcgctgctcctccctcctccgctcgGAGCTCGACGAActtggccggcgccgcccctcttTCCTCGGCGCGGAGCCCGTCCTTGCCCCGCCCTCCCCTTCACGCTCGCGGACGGAGGACGATGCCGTCCAAGTGGGTCGGGGTGGTCCGCTCGATTTGGGCGGACCACTCCGACCCGGATCTGAGAG GTCAACGTGGGAGGAGAGAATCATCCACCTGA